Proteins encoded in a region of the Candidatus Margulisiibacteriota bacterium genome:
- a CDS encoding serine/threonine-protein kinase, translating to MPPIRNDIRGSRPVTIRPGQGRPALPAIRISSEQPTIEVAPADTVHIASGGQSSVYKLGPECVLRELSTQPGSPEYLQEMEIARSFSGRHIDGVANVLDVGEGYVVMERAPGIPLSQVIGRYPDGVPPRLAAQIVQKVALALESLNNAGLVHRDIKPDNIMVETGPNGELRSVKLIDLFTSAKSSVTGPYDGVLRAGTPTYASPEQLAGGGVTGKSDVYSLGKVFYRMLTGNRLFHDHRDGIVRATLEENITIEHPAMQKIPAWLRGRLIGMLSPSPAIRPSARNLELSLESDLTLNPETPKVISPEAESATVNEPDVTVRELPGNGRSSGRPLVPDEATVNNLPTAKPSAPESVGRSTPSGGRPPISFRGLGVGLGGTALGLGVGYGVHYGLGQAGVKSEGVKAVASIGAGHFAGVGFNRLMTGKMPGAGAQVRGLALGLGGAFFAGDCYNSLLNSSGVDSHSMARSAPAQATVGIGGGVAFTAAGTVALPFAAVAIANEIPKYVYSHEDYAVKQSEVDLARENMRKIYENGSGLESAVALTSLTMSFVPIFDGLLTLASDATSADTKAKQSEVDIARAEMRKTYENGSGLDSALALGALTLTFVPGVDRLLTLGSDATASSVKPTTIDTPSSPDRLTRAERAALAAAQSQAPRRPVNPLPYRPMFIPSLTPSMATMSSRF from the coding sequence ATGCCTCCTATTAGAAACGACATTAGAGGATCCCGCCCGGTTACCATCAGGCCGGGGCAGGGTCGCCCGGCTTTGCCGGCGATTAGGATCAGCTCGGAGCAACCGACTATTGAAGTCGCTCCGGCTGATACCGTCCATATCGCCTCCGGCGGTCAGTCAAGCGTCTATAAACTCGGCCCCGAATGCGTGCTTAGGGAATTATCGACCCAGCCCGGCTCGCCGGAATATCTTCAAGAAATGGAGATTGCCCGTTCCTTCAGCGGCCGCCATATTGACGGCGTGGCTAATGTTCTCGATGTTGGAGAGGGCTATGTGGTCATGGAAAGGGCGCCTGGCATTCCCTTGTCACAAGTGATTGGCCGTTATCCTGACGGGGTTCCGCCGCGGCTCGCCGCCCAGATCGTCCAAAAAGTCGCGTTGGCTCTCGAGTCTTTAAATAATGCCGGATTGGTTCACCGGGATATTAAACCGGATAACATTATGGTCGAGACGGGGCCGAACGGGGAGCTTCGTTCGGTCAAACTGATCGATCTTTTTACTTCCGCCAAATCGAGCGTCACCGGGCCTTACGATGGGGTGCTTAGAGCGGGAACCCCGACCTATGCCTCTCCGGAACAACTGGCGGGCGGGGGAGTGACCGGAAAGTCGGATGTTTATTCGCTGGGGAAGGTTTTTTACCGAATGCTGACCGGCAATCGGCTTTTTCATGATCATAGAGATGGAATCGTTAGGGCGACCCTTGAAGAAAATATCACGATTGAACACCCGGCAATGCAAAAAATTCCCGCTTGGCTAAGGGGGCGACTGATCGGTATGCTAAGCCCCTCGCCGGCTATTAGGCCATCGGCCAGAAATTTAGAACTAAGCCTGGAGAGCGACCTGACCTTAAATCCTGAAACCCCCAAAGTTATTTCCCCGGAGGCTGAATCGGCGACTGTTAATGAGCCCGATGTTACCGTCAGGGAATTGCCGGGGAACGGACGATCGAGCGGGCGCCCGTTAGTGCCGGATGAAGCAACTGTTAATAATCTCCCGACGGCCAAACCGTCGGCGCCTGAATCGGTTGGGCGTTCAACCCCGTCCGGCGGGCGACCGCCGATAAGTTTTCGCGGTTTGGGTGTAGGGTTGGGGGGGACGGCGCTTGGTCTAGGAGTTGGCTATGGGGTCCATTATGGTTTAGGTCAAGCTGGGGTTAAAAGTGAAGGGGTCAAGGCTGTGGCCTCGATCGGCGCCGGCCATTTTGCCGGGGTTGGTTTTAATAGGTTGATGACAGGGAAAATGCCGGGGGCGGGCGCGCAGGTTAGGGGATTAGCGCTGGGGTTGGGTGGCGCGTTTTTCGCGGGCGATTGTTACAATTCACTTTTAAATTCCAGCGGAGTTGACTCGCATTCAATGGCCCGGTCGGCGCCGGCCCAGGCGACTGTTGGGATAGGCGGCGGCGTAGCCTTTACTGCGGCCGGGACCGTGGCTTTGCCGTTCGCGGCGGTGGCGATTGCCAATGAGATCCCTAAATATGTATATTCTCACGAAGACTACGCCGTTAAACAAAGCGAGGTTGATCTTGCCAGGGAAAACATGAGAAAAATTTATGAGAATGGCTCGGGACTGGAAAGCGCGGTGGCGTTAACTTCCTTGACAATGTCTTTTGTTCCGATCTTTGATGGACTGCTTACCCTCGCTTCCGACGCCACGAGTGCCGATACCAAAGCCAAACAGAGCGAGGTCGACATTGCCAGGGCGGAAATGAGGAAGACATATGAAAATGGTTCCGGATTGGATAGCGCGCTGGCTTTGGGGGCGCTTACCTTGACCTTTGTCCCGGGTGTTGACCGGCTGCTTACTCTTGGCTCAGACGCGACCGCCTCTTCGGTCAAGCCGACGACCATTGATACTCCTTCCAGCCCAGACCGGCTTACCCGGGCAGAGAGAGCGGCGCTTGCGGCCGCGCAGTCCCAAGCCCCCAGGAGACCGGTCAATCCGCTTCCTTACCGGCCGATGTTTATTCCCAGTTTAACCCCATCGATGGCGACA
- a CDS encoding serine/threonine-protein kinase, producing MAVGLNKVNQSHAPAAVGNSLSSQGRSIVIGGRFVRGNEIGSGGNGVVYSVVDRITGIGLVAKQVKTDLISEALNNYQLTYRGRNVDFADNSIPLVRSYGVKKGDDGNVYIIFERAGGQTLHDILSERKRLPLTEALDIVIKICDALVLIKEQKMVHGDIKPENIFYDAKTGTIKIIDFGQAVSAGEKAKKGTLLFSSPEQVEQGKIDEKADVFSTCLTLVELLNGKNGFLRQRRELMINAAFESQFIPRDVATVLFKAARPTKEGRSTLEQFRSDLIKLRDSYC from the coding sequence ATGGCAGTCGGTTTAAATAAAGTCAATCAGAGCCACGCTCCCGCTGCGGTGGGTAATTCGTTATCCAGCCAGGGGCGTTCTATTGTTATTGGCGGCCGCTTTGTGCGGGGAAATGAAATAGGCTCGGGCGGCAATGGGGTGGTTTACAGCGTTGTCGATCGAATAACGGGGATCGGCTTGGTTGCTAAACAAGTCAAGACCGATCTTATCTCCGAGGCGCTTAATAATTATCAGCTGACATATCGCGGCCGGAACGTTGATTTTGCTGACAACTCTATCCCACTGGTCAGGTCTTACGGCGTTAAAAAGGGCGATGACGGGAATGTTTATATAATCTTTGAACGAGCTGGCGGACAAACTTTGCATGATATTCTCAGCGAGAGAAAGCGATTGCCGCTTACCGAAGCCCTTGATATCGTGATAAAAATATGTGATGCGCTCGTCCTGATCAAAGAACAAAAGATGGTCCATGGCGACATCAAGCCGGAAAATATATTTTATGACGCAAAGACCGGTACGATCAAAATTATTGATTTTGGTCAAGCGGTCTCGGCGGGGGAAAAGGCGAAGAAAGGGACATTATTGTTTTCCTCGCCGGAACAGGTCGAGCAAGGCAAAATAGACGAAAAAGCCGATGTTTTCTCGACGTGTTTGACCCTGGTTGAATTGCTCAATGGGAAAAATGGTTTTCTAAGACAGCGCCGGGAGTTAATGATCAACGCGGCCTTTGAGTCGCAGTTCATTCCTCGTGATGTCGCGACCGTTCTTTTTAAAGCGGCTCGCCCGACTAAAGAAGGAAGATCGACGCTTGAGCAGTTTCGGTCCGATTTGATCAAATTGCGCGACAGCTATTGTTGA